The following coding sequences are from one Rutidosis leptorrhynchoides isolate AG116_Rl617_1_P2 chromosome 11, CSIRO_AGI_Rlap_v1, whole genome shotgun sequence window:
- the LOC139875612 gene encoding uncharacterized protein, translated as MGDTGEGSSTLTLINKLDIGDPLYLHPTDTTTGTHIISIKVKGTENYNIWSRSMLLALGTKNKRGFINGTCVESTTDNALASQWNWCNIVVLSWMLGTLSEELYNGQIFGTNALTVWNDLKETYDKIDGSVIFNLHQKINSLKKNDSPLSKYYHNINSLWKQYDSMVSSPPCTCGANACNCDASSSVIQNNNRLKLMQFLMGLNDAYMSVRSNILLRDHLPDVKTTYAVISREESHRTSSLKDFNNKTQITAFAMLKLLSLINDVPSAHVGSMANTEGNFLNSSVKFNLNFSKFYNSNLSQSKPIHQGWIIDSGANQHMISSDKRLSNVVDIFGLRLTVGHPNGTQDLIKSIGYMVINECIILKNILVVPEYRANLMSVHKLTKDNKLIVSFDNDKCYIQDLRDKKLKEIGNQNGGLYVFDKTDNAGKIPHLNKTHCYSPINIWHSRLGHPSDQVLNVLKTKLKLKDKILTGPCDICHKAKQSRKPFPLSDHKTTDLGKIIHLDLWGSFEVQTREGFKYFLTVVDDYSGAVWIFLIKSKEEVTPSAALNEKSPYEMIYKTDPNLSHLKCFGCLCYATDLNPSNKFSIRSIKCVLIGFSTVKKSYKLLSLEDKSIFYSRDVTFYETIFPLKIKHKDVLSVSSENLFQTNRLSKSNFFDDIFETSVNTLSPNDEGRSAEHCDGSSDDNHVDDHCLTITHHEDNTSIPEGNINSNDSFENTNLRRSSRSTVFPKKFDDFVVD; from the exons ATGGGTGACACTGGGGAAGGATCTAGTACTTTAACCCTAATCAACAAGCTTGATATTGGGGATCCTTTATATTTGCATCCAACTGATACTACAACTGGAACACATATAATTTCTATTAAAGTAAAAGGTACTGAAAACTACAATATTTGGAGTAGATCAATGCTTCTTGCATTGGGTACTAAAAATAAACGAGGTTTTATAAATGGAACTTGTGTTGAAAGTACAACAGATAATGCACTTGCAAGTCAATGGAATTGGTGTAACATTGTAGTATTATCTTGGATGCTTGGTACTTTATCTGAAGAGTTGTATAATGGTCAAATTTTTGGTACTAATGCTTTAACTGTTTGGAATGATTTAAAGGAAACATATGATAAGATTGATGGTTCTGTAATCTTTAATCTACATCAAAAGATAAACAGTTTAAAGAAAAATGATAGTCCTCTATCTAAATACTATCACaatattaatagtctatggaaacaATATGATTCAATGGTGTCCTCACCACCCTGCACATGTGGGGCTAATGCTTGTAATTGTGATGCTTCATCTTCTGTTATTCAAAATAACAACAGACTTAAACTAATGCAATTCTTAATGGGCCTAAATGATGCTTATATGTCTGTTAGAAGTAATATCTTGTTAAGGGATCATCTCCCAGATGTTAAAACTACATATGCTGTTATTTCTAGAGAAGAATCACATAGAACTAGctctttaaaagattttaataacaaAACCCAAATCACTGCTTTTGCT ATGTTAAAACTCTTAAGTCTCATCAATGATGTACCTTCTGCTCATGTTGGCTCAATGGCTAATACAGAAGGTAACTTTTTGAATTCAAGTGTTAAGTTTAACTTGAACTTTAGCAAATTCTATAATTCAAATTTGTCTCAATCCAAACCTATTCATCAAGGATGGATTATTGATTCTGGAGCAAATCAACACATGATTAGCTCTGATAAAAGATTGAGCAATGTTGTTGATATTTTTGGATTAAGGCTTACTGTTGGACATCCCAATGGTACACAGGACTTAATCAAAAGCATTGGTTATATGGTTATAAATGAGTGTATTATCCTTAAAAATATACTTGTTGTACCAGAATACCGTGCTAATCTCATGTCTGTTCACAAGCTTACTAAAGATAATAAATTAATTGTAAGCTTTGATAATGATAAATGCTATATTCAGGATTTGAGGGACAAGAAATTAAAGGAGATTGGTAATCAAAATGGTGGTCTGTATGTTTTTGATAAAACTGATAATGCTGGTAAGATACCACACTTAAATAAAACTCATTGTTATTCTCCTATTAATATCTGGCATTCAAGACTTGGTCATCCATCTGATCAAGTTTTGAATGTTCTAAAAACCAAATTAAAATTAAAAGATAAGATATTAACTGGACCATGTGATATTTGTCATAAAGCTAAACAAAGCAGAAAACCTTTTCCTTTAAGTGATCATAAAACCACAGATTTAGGTAAAATCATTCATCTTGATTTGTGGGGGTCTTTTGAAGTTCAAACTAGAGAAGGATTTAAATATTTTTTAACTGTTGTTGATGACTATTCTGGAGCTGTCTGGATTTTTCTGATTAAAAGTAAAGAAGAAGT GACTCCCTCTGCTGCGCTGAATGAAAAATCTCCTTATGAAATGATTTATAAAACTGATCCTAATCTCTCCCATCTTAAGTGTTTTGGATGTCTTTGTTATGCTACTGATTTAAATCCTTCAAACAAGTTTTCAATTAGATCAATTAAGTGTGTTTTAATTGGTTTTTCAACTGTTAAGAAAAGTTACAAACTTCTGAGTCTTGAGGACAAATCTATTTTTTATTCAAGAGATGTTACTTTTTATGAAACTATTTTTCCTTTGAAAATTAAACATAAAGATGTTTTGTCTGTTTCTTCTGAAAATCTTTTTCAAACAAATCGTTTGAGTAAGTCAAATTTTTTTGATGATATTTTTGAAACTTCTGTAAACACTttaagtcccaatgatgaagggagatCTGCTGAACATTGTGATGGTAGTAGTGATGATAATCATGTAGATGATCATTGTCTTACAATAACACATCATGAAGACAATACTTCAATCCCTGAGGGCAATATCAATTCTAATGATTCTTTTGAAAATACTAATCTAAGGAGATCTTCTAGAAGCACAGTTTTTCCTAAGAAATttgatgattttgttgttgattGA
- the LOC139875611 gene encoding secreted RxLR effector protein 161-like, producing MTIPEGYYTEAAKTNKVCKLTKYLYGLEQAPRQWNEKLNPALVKSGFVQRNSKVEINKFKVFPQTKFMIKDLGSKPIGTPIECNANINYEPSEKDSLLVNMTEYQKLVVRLIYLTLTRPDISFVVQVLSQYMHAPLQSHLNLVFRTLKYLKNAPGRGINLVKVNNFSLHALCDSDWGKRKLNRKSVTSYLVYLCNSLVSWKSKKQTSVARSSAEAEYRAMATVACEVIWIKNLLLDLNIKVLLPV from the exons ATGACCATACCTGAAGGATATTATACTGAAGCTGCAAAAACCAATAAAGTGTGTAAATTAACAAAATATTTATATGGTTTAGAACAAGCTCCAAGACAATGGAATGAAAAACTTAATCCTGCTCTTGTTAAAAGTGGTTTTGTTCAAA GAAATAGTAAAGTTGAGATAAATAAATTTAAAGTTTTTCCTCAAACAAAGTTTATGATAAAGGATTtgg GAAGTAAACCAATTGGTACACCAATTGAATGCAATGCCAATATAAACTATGAACCAAGTGAAAAAGATAGTTTGCTTGTTAATATGACTGAGTATCAAAAGCTTGTTGTTAGATTGATTTACTTGACTTTGACCAGACCAGACATTTCATTTGTTGTTCAAGTTTTAAGTCAATATATGCATGCTCCTTTACAGTCTCATCTTAATCTTGTTTTTAGAACTTTAAAATATCTTAAAAATGCTCCAGGTAGAGGTATCAATTTGGTAAAAGTTAATAACTTCTCTCTACATGCATTATGTGATTCTGATTGGGGTAAACGCAAGTTAAATAGAAAGTCTGTAACTAGTTACTTAGTATATCTTTGTAATTCTTTAGTTTcttggaaaagtaagaaacaaacCTCAGTTGCTAGGTCATCTGCAGAAGCAGAATATAGAGCCATGGCAACTGTTGCTTGTGAAGTTATTTGGATTAAAAATCTTTTATTGGATTTAAACATTAAAGTTCTTCTTCCTgtataa